The Corallococcus soli genome includes a window with the following:
- a CDS encoding DUF350 domain-containing protein, with translation MDLTLFVVGLVKVVFGGLVAALGIGLGMHGLGRLLDSHPVEELRQGNVAAGLVHATSLVSLGLLVQHALKATGDAVDIAVQNPPVPPIAVLQLMGLSLVHVALSLAVGVAVLALGVRLFDRMTPGIDELAEVRKGNIAAALILCAFLLVIALLTAPGLQAALNGLIPFPQLPTGMLRAPA, from the coding sequence ATGGACCTCACCCTCTTCGTCGTCGGACTCGTGAAGGTCGTCTTCGGTGGACTCGTGGCCGCGCTCGGAATCGGCCTGGGGATGCACGGCCTTGGTCGCCTGCTGGACAGCCACCCGGTGGAGGAGCTGCGCCAGGGCAACGTCGCCGCGGGGCTGGTGCACGCGACGAGCCTCGTGTCGCTGGGCCTGCTGGTGCAGCACGCGCTGAAGGCCACCGGGGACGCGGTGGACATCGCGGTGCAGAACCCGCCCGTGCCGCCCATCGCGGTGCTCCAGCTCATGGGCCTGTCGCTGGTGCACGTGGCGCTGTCGCTGGCGGTGGGCGTGGCGGTGCTCGCGCTGGGCGTGCGGCTGTTTGACAGGATGACGCCGGGCATCGACGAGCTGGCGGAGGTGCGCAAGGGCAACATCGCCGCGGCCCTCATCCTCTGCGCCTTCCTGCTGGTGATTGCCCTGCTCACCGCGCCCGGCCTGCAGGCCGCGCTCAACGGGCTCATCCCCTTCCCGCAGCTCCCCACCGGCATGCTGCGCGCGCCCGCCTGA
- a CDS encoding alpha/beta fold hydrolase translates to MPTAPFESRTLDAEGLPLHVRQRHPGGSPAVLFLHGWLDHSHSFDPLCEHLPSDWRTVLLDFRGMGQSGHLGPGATYHFSDHLLDVEAALDGLALPSVHLVGHSLGGIVALAYAAARPERILSLTLIESLGPSGGPPEGAVQRLRGFLDDARRPPNRKRYPSVEAAAERLRQANPTLSPDAARLFAHHGTHPTPEGEHAFTFDPRHRRRFGQGFDESQWLALEAAVTCPVQILRGSQGLSPSPPLLQGRLDALRTLVGPPQVFEGGHHVHLEQPQAIAAAIATFVQGNVRYPP, encoded by the coding sequence ATGCCCACCGCCCCCTTCGAATCACGCACCCTGGACGCCGAGGGCCTGCCGCTGCATGTGCGCCAGCGCCACCCGGGCGGCAGCCCCGCCGTGCTGTTCCTCCACGGCTGGCTGGACCACTCCCACAGCTTCGACCCGCTCTGCGAACACCTGCCCTCGGACTGGCGCACGGTGCTGCTCGACTTTCGCGGCATGGGGCAGAGCGGCCACCTGGGGCCCGGCGCCACGTACCACTTCAGCGACCACCTGCTGGACGTGGAGGCCGCCCTGGACGGCCTGGCCCTCCCCTCCGTGCACCTGGTGGGGCACTCGCTGGGCGGCATCGTCGCGCTCGCGTACGCCGCCGCGCGCCCCGAGCGCATCCTGAGCCTGACCCTCATCGAGAGCCTGGGCCCCTCCGGCGGCCCGCCCGAGGGCGCGGTGCAGCGGCTGCGCGGCTTCCTGGACGACGCGCGCCGCCCCCCCAACCGCAAGCGCTACCCCTCCGTGGAGGCCGCCGCGGAGCGCCTGCGTCAGGCGAACCCCACCCTGTCCCCGGACGCGGCCCGGCTCTTCGCCCACCACGGCACCCACCCCACCCCCGAGGGCGAGCACGCCTTCACCTTCGACCCGCGCCACCGCCGCCGCTTCGGGCAGGGCTTCGACGAGTCCCAGTGGCTGGCGCTGGAGGCCGCCGTCACCTGCCCCGTCCAGATCCTGCGGGGAAGCCAGGGCCTGTCCCCTTCCCCGCCCCTCCTCCAGGGGCGCCTGGACGCCTTGCGGACGCTCGTGGGCCCACCCCAGGTTTTCGAGGGCGGCCACCACGTCCACCTGGAGCAACCCCAGGCCATCGCCGCCGCGATCGCGACCTTCGTGCAGGGAAACGTTCGCTATCCCCCCTGA
- a CDS encoding choice-of-anchor D domain-containing protein, translating to MVMGWRGRFVLLASLMAGTMACHEEDQTRGVQATAVLDMEALDFGEVPVGEWREREVRIRNVGYVPFSALEALGLGNNPSYQVELTEGGGRVPPGESHVVKVRFHPLAEGPVEETLRVTTDANVGSLNQLPVRGMGTPTPIGVHPPLLDYETLEVDSDRVLEVTVTNPVDLPLTLKVAGDQADPFTPDTITVPPNSTQVVRTKYLPRALGQMGARLEVVSCETCTPSVVDLKGNSVASAFAFDPAPVPFDEIPVHERTESFTRARNITWRPVTISALATSDRAFSPLSKPEGATVQPGEVVEMRMEFAARFSGPNVGNLTVAYASDKAREARVMLDARGGRPTLAVAPVALDFGELPVGGKVEQVIRITNAGSNGPLTFTGVRADGDAAQFTVGTPTRGMQDYPWKGGTWPTLEANGLQIAPGADALELKVYFEPKAEGPFTATLYVQSNDLFTPERAITLTGRARASGPCVYELLPQPSLEFGNVAPGRGAVLGFYFRNPGRAECAIKNVHLSNDAGGVFTMPGGPITGGVVLYDTAFSSMISFRAPTTGGEFNGELQLTVNNPAFPTVTLPIHAVSQASCLVATPSFVDFGPIRYDCAAKPRKTFVSNRCSEPLTVTDAVIGNGTSNQFSLMTPVSAPVTLAPGQGFEMEVNYARNVLGQHFTPMYLRADTEPNGFLVPLLAETNHEGIQVDRFTQGTDSQLDVLFVVSNTTTMDTYQQRLKAAIPGWLERAKELNVDVRVGVTSTGLVQRGGLCGGGANGGEAGRLFPVDGSRARVVSGTSANAAATIQANLGVGLCHNLVQGLETMRQGLSAPLSEQADDVRTAQPNDGNLGFTRAAARMAVVVLADEDDHSGFEPDSYIQFLQTLKGTGMSQRSNLHALVPTSTACTTAGPNGERFAAVARGTGGSVGSICEGDYRGFLDPIIQQAGEPQADFTLTAQPDGTAELSVRVNGRVVPANQWLYDAGRNAIIFNPGSVPTPGQAVEIRYRSVCAPTP from the coding sequence ATGGTGATGGGGTGGAGGGGTCGGTTCGTCCTGCTGGCGTCGCTGATGGCGGGGACGATGGCGTGTCACGAAGAGGACCAGACCCGCGGGGTGCAGGCCACCGCGGTGCTGGACATGGAGGCGCTCGACTTCGGCGAGGTGCCGGTGGGCGAGTGGCGTGAGCGCGAAGTGCGCATCCGCAACGTGGGCTATGTCCCCTTCTCCGCGCTGGAGGCGCTGGGGCTGGGCAACAATCCGTCCTACCAGGTGGAGCTGACCGAGGGCGGCGGCCGCGTGCCGCCGGGCGAGTCGCACGTGGTGAAGGTGCGCTTCCACCCGCTGGCCGAGGGCCCGGTGGAGGAGACGCTGCGCGTGACGACGGACGCCAACGTGGGCTCCCTCAACCAGCTGCCCGTGCGCGGCATGGGCACGCCCACGCCCATTGGCGTGCACCCGCCGCTGCTGGACTACGAGACGCTGGAGGTGGACAGCGACCGCGTGCTGGAGGTCACCGTCACCAACCCGGTGGACCTGCCCCTGACGCTGAAGGTCGCGGGCGACCAGGCGGATCCGTTCACGCCGGACACCATCACCGTGCCGCCCAACAGCACCCAGGTCGTGCGCACGAAGTACCTGCCGCGCGCGCTGGGGCAGATGGGCGCCCGGCTGGAGGTCGTGTCGTGCGAGACGTGCACCCCGTCCGTCGTGGACCTGAAGGGCAACTCCGTGGCGAGCGCCTTCGCGTTCGACCCGGCGCCCGTGCCCTTCGACGAGATCCCGGTGCACGAGCGCACCGAGTCCTTCACCCGGGCGCGCAACATCACCTGGCGCCCGGTCACCATCTCCGCGCTGGCCACCAGCGACCGCGCCTTCTCGCCGCTGTCCAAGCCCGAGGGCGCCACGGTGCAGCCGGGCGAGGTGGTGGAGATGCGGATGGAGTTCGCCGCGCGCTTCTCCGGCCCCAACGTGGGCAACCTCACGGTGGCGTACGCGTCCGACAAGGCGCGTGAGGCCCGCGTGATGCTGGACGCGCGAGGCGGCCGTCCCACGCTGGCCGTGGCCCCGGTGGCGCTCGACTTCGGCGAGCTGCCGGTGGGCGGCAAGGTGGAGCAGGTCATCCGCATCACCAACGCCGGCAGCAATGGCCCCCTCACCTTCACCGGCGTGCGCGCCGACGGCGACGCGGCCCAGTTCACCGTGGGCACGCCCACGCGCGGCATGCAGGACTACCCGTGGAAGGGCGGCACCTGGCCCACGCTGGAGGCCAACGGCCTGCAGATCGCCCCGGGCGCCGACGCGCTGGAGCTGAAGGTCTACTTCGAGCCCAAGGCGGAGGGGCCCTTCACCGCGACGCTCTACGTGCAGTCCAACGACCTGTTCACGCCCGAGCGCGCCATCACCCTCACGGGCCGCGCCCGTGCGAGCGGCCCCTGCGTGTACGAATTGCTGCCCCAGCCTTCGCTGGAGTTCGGCAACGTGGCCCCGGGCCGCGGCGCGGTGCTGGGCTTCTACTTCCGCAACCCGGGCCGGGCCGAGTGCGCCATCAAGAACGTGCACCTGTCCAACGACGCCGGCGGCGTGTTCACCATGCCCGGCGGTCCCATCACCGGCGGCGTGGTGCTCTACGACACGGCCTTCAGCTCCATGATCTCCTTCCGGGCGCCCACCACGGGCGGTGAGTTCAACGGCGAGCTCCAGCTCACGGTGAACAACCCCGCGTTCCCCACGGTGACGCTGCCCATCCACGCCGTGTCGCAGGCGTCCTGCCTGGTCGCCACGCCGTCCTTCGTGGACTTCGGGCCCATCCGCTACGACTGCGCCGCGAAGCCGCGCAAGACGTTCGTGTCCAACCGCTGCAGCGAGCCGCTCACCGTGACGGACGCCGTCATCGGCAACGGCACGAGCAACCAGTTCTCGCTGATGACGCCCGTCAGCGCGCCCGTCACCCTGGCGCCGGGCCAGGGCTTCGAGATGGAGGTGAACTACGCCCGCAACGTGCTGGGCCAGCACTTCACCCCCATGTACCTGCGGGCGGACACGGAGCCCAACGGCTTCCTCGTTCCCCTGCTCGCGGAGACCAACCACGAGGGCATCCAGGTGGACCGCTTCACGCAGGGCACCGACAGCCAACTGGACGTGCTCTTCGTGGTCTCCAACACCACCACCATGGACACCTACCAGCAGCGCCTGAAGGCCGCGATTCCCGGCTGGCTGGAGCGCGCGAAGGAGCTGAACGTGGACGTGCGCGTGGGCGTCACCAGCACCGGCCTCGTGCAGCGCGGCGGGCTGTGCGGTGGCGGCGCCAACGGCGGTGAGGCCGGTCGCCTCTTCCCGGTGGACGGCAGCCGCGCCCGCGTCGTGTCCGGCACCAGCGCCAACGCGGCGGCCACCATCCAGGCCAACCTGGGCGTGGGCCTCTGCCACAACCTGGTGCAGGGCCTGGAGACGATGCGCCAGGGCCTGTCCGCCCCGCTGTCCGAGCAGGCCGACGACGTCCGCACCGCGCAGCCCAACGACGGCAACCTGGGCTTCACCCGCGCCGCGGCCCGCATGGCGGTGGTGGTGCTGGCGGACGAGGACGACCACTCCGGCTTCGAACCGGACAGCTACATCCAGTTCCTCCAGACGCTGAAGGGCACGGGCATGTCCCAGCGCAGCAACCTGCATGCGCTCGTCCCCACCAGCACCGCGTGCACCACCGCCGGCCCCAACGGGGAGCGCTTCGCCGCCGTCGCGAGGGGCACGGGCGGTTCAGTGGGCTCCATCTGCGAGGGCGACTATCGGGGGTTCCTGGATCCCATCATCCAGCAGGCCGGTGAGCCCCAGGCGGACTTCACCCTCACCGCCCAACCGGACGGCACCGCGGAGCTGAGCGTGCGAGTGAACGGCCGCGTCGTCCCCGCCAACCAGTGGCTGTACGACGCGGGCCGCAACGCCATCATCTTCAACCCGGGCTCGGTGCCCACCCCGGGCCAGGCCGTGGAGATCCGCTACCGCAGCGTCTGCGCCCCCACGCCGTAA
- a CDS encoding HYR domain-containing protein — MMTRGGRAWLSALSLVAVSGPALASGVSANGPDPVSVRPLARLPDESGFTSATNFELQPQATLNGQLYFFSGPRVEAYDHRPLKLWATDGTAQGTRSMQDLVPPSAVIDHTTLSSVPGRLFFTAHDTATGRELWTSDGTAQGTHVVRDLQSGAASGVRAPNPPVAFGTSVLFAAEDRDGDTELWKSDGTEAGTVRVQDVWPGPQGSHPSFLGPCGGAMYFSAVGPEGRELWRTDGTDAGTWRVRDLRPGSESSNPGPVTALGSTCFFTADDGQHGRTLWKTNGTYPSTSRVSDLVAGSFEPELSQLTVLGDTLLFLVKDGQQVDLWRTDGTEAGTLPVKALPRDLSGTVSLVRAGARVYYLTQGTGSGRQLWVTDGTAQKTTAIPLEDAGRPLVPHFIAAWGDELVFYRAPNDWGGELWRTDGTAAGTYRLARVPATRPFSPSRVVPFGDSLIIPNDSPFNGLSLWRLDRDATAPAFRECPSRLDVPATHAQGTEMRLPVPALTGGQAPLTVRTSHPEGTPLTMPMSFPVYYQAEDAQGRVAACVIEVAVANLTPPTIQGCPSELVVNTRSPRGATVYYPEFTVTEETGGEVVTSIIPENGSVLPLGTTLVTMTARDRAGNTSTCAFPVTVRDGQPPASACKVSEVRVEAEGPDGARAWWPEVTASDNVSAQAATSRTHAPGDLFPLGITRVQLTRTDEAGNSSSCEIQVKVRDSRPPVLTCPDDVTLRTAVMSGTRADYPPATAQDAVSATELHYTPEPGTPLAPGMHSVQVTALDAAGNAALCSFHVAVEYDPTTDMTRSLGCSVGSGPASGAGWAALLLLGWTLSRRKKGTAQDA, encoded by the coding sequence ATGATGACTCGCGGCGGTCGTGCGTGGCTTTCGGCGTTGTCACTGGTGGCGGTCAGCGGTCCTGCGCTGGCCTCCGGTGTCAGCGCGAATGGTCCGGATCCGGTCAGCGTGCGTCCGTTGGCCAGGCTTCCAGACGAGAGCGGCTTCACCTCCGCCACGAACTTCGAACTCCAGCCCCAGGCCACCCTGAACGGTCAGCTGTACTTCTTCAGCGGCCCGCGCGTGGAAGCCTACGACCACCGGCCCCTGAAACTGTGGGCGACGGATGGCACCGCCCAGGGCACGCGCTCCATGCAGGACCTGGTGCCGCCCTCCGCCGTCATCGACCACACGACGTTGTCCTCGGTGCCGGGCCGCCTGTTCTTCACCGCCCACGACACGGCCACCGGTCGTGAGCTGTGGACGAGCGACGGCACGGCCCAGGGCACCCACGTCGTGCGGGACCTCCAGTCGGGAGCGGCCAGCGGCGTGCGCGCGCCGAACCCGCCCGTCGCCTTCGGCACCTCCGTGCTGTTCGCCGCCGAGGACCGCGACGGCGACACCGAGCTCTGGAAGTCGGACGGCACCGAAGCGGGCACCGTGCGCGTCCAGGACGTGTGGCCCGGTCCCCAGGGCTCCCATCCCTCTTTCCTGGGGCCGTGTGGCGGCGCCATGTACTTCAGCGCCGTCGGTCCCGAGGGCCGGGAGCTGTGGCGGACGGATGGCACGGATGCGGGCACCTGGCGCGTCCGCGACCTCCGTCCGGGCTCCGAGTCGTCGAACCCCGGGCCCGTCACCGCGCTGGGCTCCACCTGCTTCTTCACCGCGGACGACGGTCAGCACGGCAGGACCCTGTGGAAGACGAATGGCACCTATCCGAGCACGTCCCGGGTGAGCGACCTGGTGGCGGGCTCCTTCGAGCCGGAGCTGAGCCAGCTCACCGTGCTGGGTGACACGCTCCTGTTCCTCGTGAAGGACGGCCAGCAGGTGGACCTCTGGCGCACGGACGGCACGGAGGCGGGCACCCTTCCGGTGAAGGCGCTTCCGCGCGACCTCAGCGGGACCGTCTCGCTCGTCCGGGCGGGCGCGCGCGTCTACTACCTCACCCAGGGCACGGGGTCCGGCCGCCAGCTGTGGGTGACGGACGGCACGGCGCAGAAGACCACGGCCATCCCGCTGGAGGATGCGGGTCGGCCCCTCGTCCCGCACTTCATCGCGGCCTGGGGTGACGAGCTCGTCTTCTACCGCGCCCCCAATGACTGGGGCGGCGAGCTGTGGCGCACCGACGGCACCGCGGCGGGCACGTACCGCCTGGCCCGGGTGCCCGCGACCCGGCCGTTCTCGCCGTCCAGGGTGGTGCCGTTCGGGGACTCGCTGATCATCCCCAATGACAGCCCCTTCAACGGCCTGTCGCTGTGGCGGCTGGACCGCGACGCCACGGCGCCTGCCTTCCGCGAGTGCCCGTCCCGCCTGGACGTGCCCGCCACGCATGCCCAGGGCACGGAGATGCGCCTCCCGGTGCCCGCGCTCACCGGTGGCCAGGCGCCCCTGACGGTGCGCACCAGCCACCCCGAGGGCACGCCGCTGACCATGCCCATGAGCTTCCCCGTCTACTACCAGGCCGAGGACGCGCAGGGCCGGGTCGCCGCATGCGTCATCGAAGTCGCCGTGGCCAACCTGACGCCGCCCACCATCCAGGGCTGCCCGTCGGAGCTCGTCGTCAACACCCGCTCGCCCCGCGGCGCCACGGTGTACTACCCGGAGTTCACGGTGACGGAGGAGACGGGCGGCGAGGTCGTCACCTCCATCATCCCGGAGAACGGCAGCGTGCTGCCCCTGGGCACCACCCTGGTGACGATGACGGCCCGCGACCGGGCGGGCAACACGTCCACCTGCGCCTTCCCCGTCACCGTGCGCGACGGTCAGCCGCCCGCGTCCGCGTGCAAGGTGAGCGAGGTGCGCGTGGAGGCCGAGGGCCCGGACGGCGCTCGCGCCTGGTGGCCGGAGGTGACCGCCAGCGACAACGTCTCCGCCCAGGCGGCCACCTCCCGCACCCACGCCCCCGGCGACCTGTTCCCCCTGGGCATCACCCGCGTGCAGCTCACCCGCACCGATGAAGCGGGCAACAGCAGCTCGTGTGAAATCCAGGTGAAGGTGCGCGACTCCCGGCCGCCCGTCCTCACCTGCCCGGACGACGTCACGCTGCGGACCGCCGTCATGTCCGGCACCCGCGCCGACTACCCGCCGGCCACCGCCCAGGACGCCGTGTCCGCAACGGAATTGCACTACACCCCCGAGCCGGGCACGCCGCTCGCGCCGGGCATGCACTCGGTGCAGGTGACCGCGCTCGACGCGGCCGGCAACGCGGCGCTGTGCAGCTTCCACGTCGCCGTGGAGTACGACCCGACGACGGACATGACGCGCAGCCTGGGGTGCTCCGTGGGCAGCGGCCCGGCTTCGGGCGCGGGCTGGGCGGCGCTGCTGCTCCTCGGCTGGACGCTCAGCCGCCGGAAGAAGGGCACCGCGCAGGACGCCTGA
- a CDS encoding SDR family oxidoreductase — translation MSFDLELNGRRALVTGGTKGVGAAVVTALVNAGAKVVATARTVPSDTPDVHYVAADVTTIEGCAQVARDALAHLGGIDILVHVLGGSSAPPGGFAALSDDAWQKELNLNLMPSVRLDRALLPSMLEQRSGVIVHVTSIQRELPLPESTTAYAAAKAALATYSKSLSKEVAPKGVRVVRVSPGWVETEASVQLAERLAKQAGTDYEGGKQLIMKGLGGIPLGRPATPQEVADLIAFVVSPKAGSITGTEYVIDGGTVPTV, via the coding sequence GTGAGCTTCGACCTCGAACTGAATGGCCGCCGAGCCCTTGTTACGGGAGGAACGAAGGGTGTCGGTGCGGCGGTCGTCACGGCCCTCGTCAACGCCGGCGCCAAGGTTGTCGCGACCGCACGCACCGTTCCCAGCGACACGCCTGACGTGCACTACGTCGCCGCCGACGTCACGACCATCGAAGGCTGCGCGCAGGTGGCGCGCGACGCGCTCGCGCACCTCGGAGGCATTGACATCCTGGTCCATGTGCTCGGCGGCTCGAGTGCGCCCCCAGGTGGCTTCGCGGCGCTCAGCGATGACGCGTGGCAGAAAGAGCTCAATCTGAACCTGATGCCCTCGGTCCGGCTCGACCGAGCGCTCTTGCCGTCGATGTTGGAGCAACGCTCGGGCGTCATCGTGCATGTCACGTCCATCCAACGCGAGCTGCCCCTGCCAGAATCAACGACGGCGTACGCCGCGGCGAAGGCGGCGCTGGCGACCTACAGCAAGTCACTGTCGAAAGAGGTGGCGCCGAAAGGCGTGCGGGTGGTCCGCGTCTCGCCGGGCTGGGTGGAGACCGAGGCTTCGGTGCAGCTGGCCGAGCGCCTCGCCAAGCAGGCCGGCACCGACTACGAGGGCGGCAAACAGCTCATCATGAAGGGGCTGGGAGGCATCCCGCTCGGCCGTCCGGCCACGCCTCAAGAGGTCGCCGACCTCATCGCGTTCGTCGTGTCGCCGAAGGCGGGCTCCATCACCGGCACGGAGTACGTCATCGATGGCGGCACAGTGCCGACGGTGTGA
- a CDS encoding chitosanase, with product MEAKRSQGRARRSFVLAGLAALAVGCGAEEGADAAVAPGAVEQALGACAHSITTNTYVGADYWGTLVFKNTGTVAIANPHISIDVPSGVTCDDDQPGWTHTQSNRTCTYTRTSALTVAVNASHTFYYSTNSNTSFTAANVRVQSDSCGTTSPGGPGLTANQKKVAEALTSIWENDTPTLNYAYAENIQDGRGYTNGRAGFCTGTGDAIQVVQCYRALRTEANGNRLAKYWSALNVINNRFLSTGQNQASTAELDAVGNWTADWAASFNTAATKADFKQCQDQVSDALYYTPIMNEATRWGFTQALTKAALYDAAINHGETGVNAIIRNANTALGNSGQVAPVIGHNGITESAWLQKFLEKRRDVLAADATWAQAVDRVAVYEKQRRVGNWSLGTALRNDVRARDCWGTSYPASGYTVRLINPDGTWSTPSSYTYACQ from the coding sequence ATGGAAGCGAAGCGTTCACAGGGTCGGGCCCGTCGGTCGTTCGTCCTCGCGGGGCTGGCGGCGCTGGCGGTCGGGTGTGGTGCGGAGGAGGGCGCCGACGCGGCGGTGGCGCCGGGCGCGGTGGAGCAGGCGCTGGGGGCGTGCGCGCACTCCATCACGACGAACACGTACGTGGGCGCGGACTACTGGGGCACGCTCGTGTTCAAGAACACGGGCACGGTGGCCATCGCCAACCCGCACATCTCCATCGACGTGCCGTCGGGCGTGACGTGTGACGACGACCAGCCCGGCTGGACGCACACGCAGTCGAACCGGACGTGCACGTACACGCGGACCTCCGCGCTGACGGTGGCCGTGAATGCGTCACACACGTTCTATTACTCCACCAACTCCAACACGTCGTTCACCGCGGCCAACGTGAGGGTCCAGTCGGACAGCTGCGGCACCACGTCTCCTGGCGGCCCGGGCCTCACCGCGAACCAGAAGAAGGTGGCGGAGGCGCTGACGAGCATCTGGGAGAACGACACGCCCACGCTCAACTACGCCTACGCGGAGAACATCCAGGACGGGCGCGGCTACACCAACGGGCGCGCGGGCTTCTGCACCGGCACGGGTGACGCCATCCAGGTCGTGCAGTGCTACCGGGCGCTGCGCACCGAGGCCAATGGCAACCGGCTGGCGAAGTACTGGAGCGCGCTCAACGTCATCAACAACCGCTTCCTGTCCACCGGCCAGAACCAGGCGTCCACGGCGGAGCTGGACGCGGTGGGCAACTGGACGGCGGACTGGGCGGCGAGCTTCAACACCGCCGCGACGAAGGCGGACTTCAAGCAGTGCCAGGACCAGGTGAGCGACGCGCTCTACTACACGCCCATCATGAACGAGGCCACGCGCTGGGGCTTCACCCAGGCGCTCACCAAGGCGGCGCTGTACGACGCGGCCATCAACCACGGCGAGACCGGCGTGAACGCCATCATCCGCAACGCCAACACGGCCCTGGGCAACAGCGGCCAGGTGGCGCCGGTGATTGGCCACAACGGCATCACGGAGAGCGCCTGGCTCCAGAAGTTCCTGGAGAAGCGCCGGGACGTGCTCGCGGCGGACGCCACCTGGGCGCAGGCGGTGGACCGCGTGGCGGTGTACGAGAAGCAGCGCCGCGTGGGCAACTGGAGCCTGGGCACGGCGCTGCGCAACGACGTGCGCGCCCGCGACTGCTGGGGCACCAGCTACCCGGCGAGCGGCTACACGGTGCGCCTCATCAACCCGGACGGCACCTGGAGCACGCCCTCCTCGTACACCTACGCCTGCCAGTAG
- a CDS encoding AAA domain-containing protein: MARDVSFFDKLGSLLAQEREAEKARTVAFAQGLSLREREEQGLSVLDLETVEEEVGLGGRILLTLARADRGRLPTRLSNGDFVAVLPRRAEVKDPAKALVSRASSTRIQLAFDRDPPAYISEGLLRLDVVPNDITYERIRAGLQRVKALDKGAERHKREVLLGNEPPRFDNAKDFTPTRPLNPEQLDATKRALAAEDFFLVHGPPGTGKSTVLAEVAAQAVARGERLLCTAASNAAVDHLLELCLEKGLRAIRVGHPARVAARLQEHTLDIVVEEHPDRIISRDLFDEAFDLFGYARRQRSQGRSRERFSNARSSTAEAKDLMDEARKLEKKAVRAVLARSDVVCVTLASLGSGILAGEEFDRALLDEATQATEPLALLGFLRAPKVVLAGDPQQLPPTVLSQEASKAGLGVSLFERLLKDHGDDVKRMLREQYRMNATIMAFPSREMYAGELRAHPSVAERTLADVLAPGAEVDAPPVLFLDTAGKGFDEEVEPTTHSLFNPGEADYVVARVRQLLALGLSPREVAVIAPYSAQSRQLREALEAVHPEVEVDTVDAFQGREKDAVLVSLTRSNSEGQLGFLNDLRRMNVALTRARRHLFVVGDSATLSSHAFYARFIEGTQTDGGYRSAWEWPDPV; encoded by the coding sequence ATGGCCCGTGACGTCTCGTTCTTCGACAAGCTCGGCTCGCTGCTCGCCCAGGAACGCGAGGCCGAGAAGGCCCGCACGGTCGCGTTCGCGCAAGGGTTGTCCCTGCGCGAGCGCGAGGAGCAGGGCCTGTCGGTGCTGGACCTGGAGACCGTCGAGGAGGAGGTGGGCCTGGGGGGCCGCATCCTCCTCACGCTCGCCCGCGCGGACCGGGGGCGCCTGCCCACGCGCCTGTCCAACGGCGACTTCGTGGCGGTGCTGCCCCGCCGCGCGGAGGTGAAGGACCCGGCGAAGGCGCTCGTGTCGCGCGCGTCCTCCACCCGCATCCAGCTCGCGTTCGACCGGGATCCGCCCGCCTATATCTCCGAAGGGCTGCTGCGCCTGGACGTCGTCCCCAACGACATCACGTACGAGCGCATCCGGGCGGGCCTCCAGCGCGTGAAGGCCCTGGACAAGGGCGCCGAGCGGCACAAGCGCGAGGTGCTGCTGGGCAACGAGCCCCCGCGCTTCGACAACGCGAAGGACTTCACCCCCACCCGCCCGCTCAACCCGGAGCAGCTGGACGCCACGAAGCGCGCGCTGGCCGCGGAGGACTTCTTCCTGGTGCACGGCCCTCCCGGCACCGGCAAGTCCACGGTGCTCGCGGAGGTGGCCGCCCAGGCCGTCGCACGCGGCGAGCGCCTGCTGTGCACCGCGGCCAGCAACGCCGCCGTGGACCACCTGCTGGAGCTGTGCCTGGAGAAGGGCCTGAGGGCCATCCGCGTGGGCCACCCCGCCCGCGTGGCCGCGCGGCTCCAGGAGCACACGCTGGACATCGTGGTGGAGGAGCACCCGGACCGCATCATCAGCCGCGACCTGTTTGATGAAGCCTTCGACCTGTTCGGCTACGCGCGCCGCCAGCGCAGCCAGGGCCGCAGCCGCGAGCGCTTCTCCAACGCCCGCTCGTCCACGGCGGAGGCCAAGGACCTGATGGATGAGGCGCGCAAGCTGGAGAAGAAGGCCGTGAGGGCCGTGCTCGCGCGCTCGGACGTGGTGTGCGTCACGCTCGCGAGCCTGGGCTCCGGCATCCTCGCCGGAGAGGAGTTCGACCGGGCGCTCCTGGACGAAGCCACCCAGGCCACCGAACCGCTGGCCCTGCTGGGCTTCCTGCGCGCGCCCAAGGTGGTGCTCGCCGGGGACCCGCAGCAGCTGCCGCCCACCGTGCTGTCGCAGGAGGCGTCCAAGGCGGGCCTGGGCGTGAGCCTCTTCGAGCGGCTGCTCAAGGACCACGGCGACGACGTGAAGCGCATGCTGCGCGAGCAGTACCGGATGAACGCCACCATCATGGCCTTCCCGTCGCGGGAGATGTACGCCGGCGAGCTGCGGGCCCACCCGTCCGTGGCGGAGCGCACGCTCGCGGACGTGCTCGCGCCCGGCGCGGAGGTGGACGCCCCCCCGGTGCTCTTCCTGGACACCGCCGGCAAGGGGTTCGACGAGGAGGTGGAGCCCACCACGCACAGCCTCTTCAACCCGGGCGAGGCGGACTACGTCGTCGCCCGCGTGCGCCAGTTGCTGGCGCTGGGCCTGTCCCCGCGCGAGGTGGCCGTCATCGCCCCGTACAGCGCCCAGTCCCGCCAGCTGCGCGAGGCGCTGGAGGCGGTGCACCCGGAGGTGGAGGTGGACACCGTGGACGCGTTCCAGGGCCGGGAGAAGGACGCCGTCCTCGTCAGCCTCACCCGCTCCAACAGCGAGGGGCAATTGGGCTTCCTCAATGACCTGCGCCGCATGAACGTCGCGCTCACCCGCGCCCGCCGGCACCTGTTCGTCGTGGGGGACTCCGCCACCCTGAGCAGCCACGCGTTCTACGCGCGCTTCATTGAAGGCACCCAGACCGACGGCGGCTACCGCTCCGCCTGGGAGTGGCCTGACCCGGTCTGA